In Antedon mediterranea chromosome 10, ecAntMedi1.1, whole genome shotgun sequence, one genomic interval encodes:
- the LOC140060375 gene encoding UTP--glucose-1-phosphate uridylyltransferase-like isoform X2, with the protein MPNMSFEGGIKRSESQQEFKSLAKKEAEGALKQELEKLKLAATNEKQREELGKDFDGFQNLFRRFLEDKGPSIHWEKIRTLPKDSIIPYTKIQGALDDDARVKELLSKLVVVKLNGGLGTSMGCKGPKSVISVSNDLTFLDLTVQQIEHLNKKYGCDVPLVLMNSFNTDEDTKKVLRKYASCQVNIYTFMQSKYPRIKKETLLPVAQDLDYEGAAIENWYPPGHGDVYNSFYNSGLLDGFIVKGKEFMFMSNIDNLGATVDINILKHVFERKDSTEFVMEVTDKTRADVKGGTLVHYENKLRLLEIAQVPKEHVDEFKSVTKFKIFNTNNLWISLPAIKRVVEEKALNMEIIVNNKTMDNGQGVIQLETAVGAAIRSFNGSHGVNVPRNRFLPVKKTSDLLLVMSNLYDMKAGSLTMSKLRQFPSTPLIKLGTHFDKVRSFLSRFADIPDMLDLDHLTVSGDVTFGKGVILKGTVIIIANHGDRIDIPSGSLLENKIVSGNLRILDH; encoded by the exons ATGCCTAACATGTCCTTTGAG GGAGGTATCAAGCGTTCGGAAAGTCAACAGGAATTTAAGTCCCTCGCAAAGAAAGAGGCCGAGGGCGCACTCAAGCAGGAGCTTGAAAAACTGAAATTGGCTGCAACGAATGAAAAACAACGAGAA gAACTCGGAAAAGACTTTGATGGATTTCAGAATCTATTCCGTAGATTTTTAGAAGATAAAGGACCGTCAATACACTGGGAAAAAATCCGTACTTTACCGAAAGATTCT ATCATACCATACACCAAAATACAGGGTGCTTTGGATGATGATGCCAGAGTGAAGGAACTGCTAAGCAAGCTAGTCGTGGTGAAGCTAAATGGCGGCCTGGGTACAAGTATGGGCTGTAAAGGCCCTAAGAGTGTTATCAGCGTCAGTAACGACTTGACCTTCCTAGACTTGACTGTACAACAGATTGAG CACCTGAACAAGAAATATGGCTGTGATGTCCCCCTAGTTCTTATGAATTCATTCAATACCGATGAAGACACCAAGAAAGTTCTCCGAAAATATGCTTCATGTCAAGTTAATATCTACACCTTTATGCAGAGCAA GTATCCACGCATCAAGAAGGAAACGTTACTACCTGTAGCGCAGGATTTAGACTATGAGGGTGCGGCTATTGAAAA ttGGTACCCGCCTGGTCACGGTGATGTATACAATTCTTTTTACAACTCAGGACTACTAGATGGATTTATAGTAAAAGGAAAAGAATTCATGTTTATGTCTAATATTGATAACCTTGGTGCAACGGTGGATATCA ATATTCTTAAACATGTTTTTGAGAGAAAGGACAGCACAGAGTTTGTGATGGAAGTTACAGACAAGACAAGGGCAGACGTAAag ggTGGTACACTGGTTCATTATGAGAATAAGTTGAGGCTGTTAGAAATAGCACAGGTTCCAAAAGAACAT GTTGATGAATTTAAATCAGTCACAAAGTTCAA GATTTTTAATACCAATAATCTGTGGATTAGCTTACCGGCTATTAAACGTGTTGTCGAAGAAAAAGCTCTAAATATGGAAATCATTGTCAATAACaaa ACAATGGATAATGGCCAGGGCGTTATCCAGTTAGAAACAGCTGTTGGGGCTGCTATTCGTAGTTTTAATGGATCACATG gTGTAAATGTCCCAAGGAATCGATTTTTGCCTGTCAAGAAGACCTCTGACCTTTTACTGGTCATGTCAAACCTTTATGACATGAAAGCTGGGTCATTGACCATGAGTAAACTCCGACAATTTCCAAGTACTCCACTTATTAAACTAGGAACACACTTCGATAAG GTGCGTTCCTTTTTATCCCGGTTTGCTGATATACCCGACATGCTTGATCTTGATCACCTGACGGTGTCAGGTGATGTTACTTTCGGCAAGGGTGTTATATTAAAG ggaACTGTGATCATTATTGCCAATCATGGAGATAGAATTGATATTCCATCCGGATCTTTACTGGAGAACAAGATAGTGTCTGGTAACCTGCGGATTCTAGACCACTAG
- the LOC140060375 gene encoding UTP--glucose-1-phosphate uridylyltransferase-like isoform X1, protein MSIGINNNGELSFLLGGIKRSESQQEFKSLAKKEAEGALKQELEKLKLAATNEKQREELGKDFDGFQNLFRRFLEDKGPSIHWEKIRTLPKDSIIPYTKIQGALDDDARVKELLSKLVVVKLNGGLGTSMGCKGPKSVISVSNDLTFLDLTVQQIEHLNKKYGCDVPLVLMNSFNTDEDTKKVLRKYASCQVNIYTFMQSKYPRIKKETLLPVAQDLDYEGAAIENWYPPGHGDVYNSFYNSGLLDGFIVKGKEFMFMSNIDNLGATVDINILKHVFERKDSTEFVMEVTDKTRADVKGGTLVHYENKLRLLEIAQVPKEHVDEFKSVTKFKIFNTNNLWISLPAIKRVVEEKALNMEIIVNNKTMDNGQGVIQLETAVGAAIRSFNGSHGVNVPRNRFLPVKKTSDLLLVMSNLYDMKAGSLTMSKLRQFPSTPLIKLGTHFDKVRSFLSRFADIPDMLDLDHLTVSGDVTFGKGVILKGTVIIIANHGDRIDIPSGSLLENKIVSGNLRILDH, encoded by the exons ATGTCTATTGGAATAAACAACAATGGGGAATTAAGCTTTTTGTTG GGAGGTATCAAGCGTTCGGAAAGTCAACAGGAATTTAAGTCCCTCGCAAAGAAAGAGGCCGAGGGCGCACTCAAGCAGGAGCTTGAAAAACTGAAATTGGCTGCAACGAATGAAAAACAACGAGAA gAACTCGGAAAAGACTTTGATGGATTTCAGAATCTATTCCGTAGATTTTTAGAAGATAAAGGACCGTCAATACACTGGGAAAAAATCCGTACTTTACCGAAAGATTCT ATCATACCATACACCAAAATACAGGGTGCTTTGGATGATGATGCCAGAGTGAAGGAACTGCTAAGCAAGCTAGTCGTGGTGAAGCTAAATGGCGGCCTGGGTACAAGTATGGGCTGTAAAGGCCCTAAGAGTGTTATCAGCGTCAGTAACGACTTGACCTTCCTAGACTTGACTGTACAACAGATTGAG CACCTGAACAAGAAATATGGCTGTGATGTCCCCCTAGTTCTTATGAATTCATTCAATACCGATGAAGACACCAAGAAAGTTCTCCGAAAATATGCTTCATGTCAAGTTAATATCTACACCTTTATGCAGAGCAA GTATCCACGCATCAAGAAGGAAACGTTACTACCTGTAGCGCAGGATTTAGACTATGAGGGTGCGGCTATTGAAAA ttGGTACCCGCCTGGTCACGGTGATGTATACAATTCTTTTTACAACTCAGGACTACTAGATGGATTTATAGTAAAAGGAAAAGAATTCATGTTTATGTCTAATATTGATAACCTTGGTGCAACGGTGGATATCA ATATTCTTAAACATGTTTTTGAGAGAAAGGACAGCACAGAGTTTGTGATGGAAGTTACAGACAAGACAAGGGCAGACGTAAag ggTGGTACACTGGTTCATTATGAGAATAAGTTGAGGCTGTTAGAAATAGCACAGGTTCCAAAAGAACAT GTTGATGAATTTAAATCAGTCACAAAGTTCAA GATTTTTAATACCAATAATCTGTGGATTAGCTTACCGGCTATTAAACGTGTTGTCGAAGAAAAAGCTCTAAATATGGAAATCATTGTCAATAACaaa ACAATGGATAATGGCCAGGGCGTTATCCAGTTAGAAACAGCTGTTGGGGCTGCTATTCGTAGTTTTAATGGATCACATG gTGTAAATGTCCCAAGGAATCGATTTTTGCCTGTCAAGAAGACCTCTGACCTTTTACTGGTCATGTCAAACCTTTATGACATGAAAGCTGGGTCATTGACCATGAGTAAACTCCGACAATTTCCAAGTACTCCACTTATTAAACTAGGAACACACTTCGATAAG GTGCGTTCCTTTTTATCCCGGTTTGCTGATATACCCGACATGCTTGATCTTGATCACCTGACGGTGTCAGGTGATGTTACTTTCGGCAAGGGTGTTATATTAAAG ggaACTGTGATCATTATTGCCAATCATGGAGATAGAATTGATATTCCATCCGGATCTTTACTGGAGAACAAGATAGTGTCTGGTAACCTGCGGATTCTAGACCACTAG